The following are encoded in a window of Flavobacterium sp. WC2421 genomic DNA:
- the glgB gene encoding 1,4-alpha-glucan branching protein GlgB, giving the protein MSKVITHSLFTDFDINLFKAGKHYRLYEKLGAHLIELDGVKGVYFAVWAPTAHSVSVVGDFNFWKQGEHLLQVRWDSSGIWEGFIPNIEKGTTYKYKIQSNNDGIITEKADPFAFYCEQPPHTASVIWDLDYKWDDTKWMKSRQDHNGLDKPYSVYEVHLGSWKRHAEENRFLTYLEFAEDLVNYVKETGFTHVEFMPIMEYPYDPSWGYQLVGYFAPTSRFGKPQDFMVLVDKLHQAGIGVILDWVPSHFPDDAHGLGFFDGSNLFEHPDRRKGYHPDWKSLVFNYGRNEVRSFLISNALFWLQYYHADGLRVDAVASMLYLDYSRNDGEWEPNIYGGRENLDTISFLKEFNEAVYSNYEGVQTIAEESTSFPMVSRPTSVGGLGFGMKWMMGWMHDTLEYFQKETVYRKYHQNELTFSMTYTFSENFMLPLSHDEVVYGKKSIAGRMPGDEWQKFANLRLLYGYMFTHPGTKLLFMGCEFGQSAEWNFEGSLDWHLLQYPFHEGIKKLITDLNNLYKTEPALHEKQFNPEGFEWINYSDHQNAVFSFIRKGNKPKEDLIVVCNFTQIVRPNYRIGLPKKGKIKEIFNSDAIIYGGSGVINSDKLTIESSPYDGRDYSIELLLPPLSVNVFKIS; this is encoded by the coding sequence ATGAGTAAAGTTATCACGCATTCTCTTTTTACTGACTTTGATATTAACTTATTCAAAGCTGGGAAACATTATAGACTCTATGAAAAGCTTGGGGCGCATTTGATTGAGTTAGATGGTGTAAAAGGAGTGTATTTTGCCGTTTGGGCACCTACAGCTCATTCCGTTTCTGTAGTTGGAGATTTTAATTTTTGGAAACAAGGAGAACATTTGTTGCAAGTAAGATGGGATTCTTCAGGAATATGGGAAGGTTTTATTCCAAATATTGAAAAAGGAACTACCTATAAATATAAAATTCAATCTAATAATGATGGGATTATTACTGAAAAAGCAGATCCGTTTGCTTTTTATTGTGAGCAACCACCACATACGGCCTCAGTAATTTGGGATTTAGACTACAAATGGGATGATACTAAATGGATGAAATCACGCCAAGACCATAATGGATTAGACAAACCTTATTCTGTTTATGAAGTTCATTTGGGATCTTGGAAACGTCATGCTGAAGAAAATCGTTTTTTGACTTATCTAGAATTTGCTGAGGATTTAGTAAACTATGTAAAAGAAACTGGTTTTACTCATGTGGAATTTATGCCTATAATGGAATATCCTTATGATCCTTCATGGGGTTATCAATTAGTTGGTTATTTTGCACCGACATCTCGTTTTGGTAAACCACAAGATTTTATGGTTTTAGTTGATAAGCTGCATCAAGCTGGGATAGGTGTTATTTTAGACTGGGTTCCATCACATTTTCCTGACGACGCACATGGTTTAGGGTTCTTTGATGGTTCTAATCTTTTTGAACACCCAGATCGAAGAAAAGGATATCATCCTGATTGGAAAAGTTTAGTGTTTAATTATGGACGAAATGAAGTTCGTTCCTTTTTAATTAGTAATGCTTTATTCTGGTTGCAGTACTATCATGCTGATGGTTTACGAGTAGATGCCGTTGCTTCGATGTTGTATTTAGATTATTCAAGAAATGATGGTGAATGGGAACCAAATATTTATGGAGGTAGAGAAAATCTAGATACCATTAGTTTTTTGAAAGAATTTAATGAAGCTGTTTACTCTAATTATGAAGGAGTACAAACGATAGCAGAAGAAAGTACTTCGTTTCCAATGGTTTCAAGACCAACATCTGTTGGTGGATTGGGATTTGGAATGAAATGGATGATGGGTTGGATGCATGATACTTTAGAATATTTTCAAAAAGAAACGGTTTATCGCAAATACCATCAAAATGAATTGACATTTTCGATGACGTATACTTTTTCTGAAAATTTCATGCTGCCTTTATCTCATGATGAAGTGGTGTATGGTAAAAAATCAATTGCTGGCAGGATGCCTGGTGATGAATGGCAAAAATTTGCTAATTTAAGATTACTTTACGGTTATATGTTTACACATCCAGGAACCAAATTATTGTTTATGGGTTGTGAATTTGGACAAAGTGCAGAGTGGAATTTTGAAGGAAGTTTAGATTGGCATTTGTTACAATATCCTTTTCATGAAGGGATAAAGAAATTGATTACTGATTTAAATAATTTATACAAAACGGAACCTGCTTTGCATGAAAAGCAGTTTAATCCAGAAGGTTTTGAATGGATTAATTATTCAGACCATCAAAATGCTGTTTTTTCATTTATTCGAAAAGGAAATAAACCGAAAGAGGATTTGATTGTGGTTTGTAATTTTACTCAAATTGTTCGCCCTAATTATAGAATAGGTCTTCCTAAAAAAGGAAAAATCAAAGAAATTTTTAATAGTGATGCAATAATATATGGAGGTAGTGGTGTAATTAATTCTGATAAATTAACAATTGAATCCTCTCCTTATGACGGAAGGGACTATTCTATTGAATTACTGCTTCCTCCGTTAAGTGTTAATGTTTTCAAGATATCATAG